The sequence below is a genomic window from Haematobia irritans isolate KBUSLIRL chromosome 3, ASM5000362v1, whole genome shotgun sequence.
TGCATGAGGTGTTGCACACACCCCCTCTTTTCTCTTGTGTGGTGTGAGGCATGGTGGTCTACCAGTTGTTTTGATGATTAAGAACCGTTGATCTACATTCCATTTGTTCTTATCTCAACTCTGTTCTTTCTCACTGTTTAATAATTAAGTTAACGCATGCAGGTGtagattttgttgtttttttttccatcCCCACTTATTTATTTGCATTAGATGAATTTGCGTTCTTTCGTTTTCTTATGTTTGCCTTTGCTATCgtagaaaatacaaaattgaacaaaaaattgtttttttttttttttgcatatacgAGACAATCCACACTATTTTCGGCAAATACGTTTTCGTTACATTACCCCCCTCTTAAGACTCCAGGCTCCTGCCAAGTTCATTTTTATTGTGGGGTATTGTGGAGTTATATGGGGCAAGTCGATTTACATGCACTATACGAACACctttttttaaagaagttttaacCTTGTACACCAAGTCGGAAAGCCTTTCTAGTACCTCAACTGGCCCAACCCAGTCGCATTGAAGTTTTGGACACAATCCTTTTCGTCTCGTTGGGGCATAAAGCCATACCAAGTCTCCCATTTCAAAATGCCTTGGGTTAGATCGGAGGTCATATCGCTGCTTAGTTGCTTCGGCACTGATTCTCAAATTTTCCCGTGCTATTCTGTGTGTCACAAGGAGCCGATCTCGAAGGTTGGATACATATTCTGGGACAGATGTTATGTCATTTGAGGGGCTGCCATACAGCAAGTCACTTGGAAGTTTTGGTTCTCGGCCAAGCATTAATAGGGCTGGAGATATGTTTGTTGATTCATGATCAGCTACACGGTAAGCCCAAAGAGCAGATGACAGCAGTTGGTCCCATTGCCGTTGATTTTCACCGATGAACTTTGCCAAGTAATCTAGAAGGGTCCTATTGAATCGTTCTACCATGCCGTCCGATTCAGGATGAAGTGCAGTAGTCCTAGTTTTCTCCACACCAAGTATGTCCATTACAGTTCGAAAAATATCTGACTCAAAATTTCGTCCTTGATCGGAATGTAAAATGTGTGGTAAGCCAAATCTTGAAAACACTTCGTCTATTAATGCACTTGCTACTGTCTCAGATGTTTGGTTCGGCATAGGTATACATTCAGGCCATTTGGTAAAGTAGTCCATCACTACCAAAATAAAACGATTACCTTTGCTGCTTTCGTATCTTCCTCAAAGTTTTTCGTTGTCCCAGATGTCCACCTGTAGTCGAGTTATGAAATTCTTCCATTATTGTGTTGATCAGACTGCGAGGAATTATTATCAATTTTGCTTCATTGGGGATTGGGTTAATCTCAGTATAGTTGAGAGTAAGAATACCGTTACTGAGCGACAATTGATCGAAGAGATGCCAATAAGCCTTTAAATCTGGATCTTCTCCCATAATCGTGCTCTTATCTGGACGTTGTTTGTTGCTTACCCACATTATCACTTTGCTTATAATTTCGTCATTCTCCTGCTTCTGCCTAATTTGCCCACTCTCCACTTCTACCGCAAAAATCGAGATGGGCTCATGATTCTCGGCGCGACTGCAGACGGCGCAGTCACCGCATGGACGACGTGATAACGCGTCAGCGTTTCCATGACTCGCTCCTTTTCGGTGTTGAATTCTCATATCGTACTGTTGCAGTCTCTCGAGCCACCTAGCCACCTGCCCCTCTGGTTCCTTAAAATTTAACAACCATCGAAGGGAGGCATGGTCGGTGCGAATAACAAATTCTCGGCCGAACAGGTAATGGTGAAAATGCTTGGTCGCCAATACTACAGCCAGGAGCTCCCTTCTGGTCACACAATAATTTCTTTCGGCTTTattaaaagttttactaaagtaTTCGATTACATGCTCATTACCATTTTGAATTTGGCTCAATACAGCGCCAGCCCCGCAATTTGAAGCATCCGTATCTATAATAAATGGGTCGGTGTCATTGGGAAAAGCAAGTATAGGAGCGCTTATCAATTTGCTTTTCAATAGATTGAAAGCCGCATCGGCTTCTTCCGaccatttgaattttttgtttaattctgTCAATTCGGTAAGCGGTCGTGCAACTGTGGAAAACCCTTCTACATACTTTCGGTAGTAGGAACAAAGTCCCAGGAAAGATTTCAGTTCCCGTTTGCTTTCTGGGATGGGCCAGTGCCTCACCTTTTCAATTTTAGACGGATCAGCCTCCAGACCGTCCCTACCGACCAAATGACCCAAATAACACACTCTGGGGAAAAAGAAATTGCACTTTTTCGGACTCAGTTTCAATCCTGCCTCTTGTAGTCGTTGAAATACTTGCGCTAAATGAATTAGATGATCCTCCACACTACGAGAATGCACAATGATGTCATCGAGGTATATTAGTGTCGATCTCCAGCTGATGTCCGAAAATAATCCATCCATAAGCCTTTCAAATGTAGCTGGGGCATTGGTTAACCCAAACGGCATAACATTGAATTCCCAAAGCCCCGAGCTGCAGGCGAACGCtgttttttgtctagatgcttcGGCCATTTCAACCTGCCAATAACCGCTCTGTAAATCCATTGTGGAGAACCAAAAAGACCCATGTAGGGTAGAAAGAATTTCCTCCATTTTTGGCAGGGGATATGAATCTTTTTCCGTTATATCATTAAGTCGCCGGTAGTCTACACAGAAACGAGATGAACCGTCTTTTTTCCTCACTAGTACAACGGGTGAAGACCATGGGCTTTTCGACGGCCTTATCACACCCCGTTGCTGCATTTCTTGTACTAGTAATTCAACTTCATCTCGTTTTGCCATTGGGACTCTTCGCACGGGCTGCTTTATCGGTCTACAAGCGCCGGTTTCAATTGAATGCTTCACTATACTTGTCTTACCGAAATCCAGTGTGCCTTGTGAAAATACGGATAGGTGTTTCCTCACTACATCAAGAAACTTGGAGCGGTCGTTAGAGTGAAGTTCTTCAGAAATATTTAGACTATTTATTACAGTTTCTTCAGGTGGACCCCTGTCTAGTTTTTCTTGCACAACCACCTCTTCAAGTTTGCCAATAATTGTTCCCGGTTTCAATTTTACGTCACCTTCGTTTAAATTTATAAGGCGGACCCCTATGCCAGCCTTATTTGCATCTACCATCGTTCGTCCAGCAAAAACTCCGTGTGGCATTGTAGCCTCTTCACACCTATCAAGAATAACTGTGGTACACTTTGGTTGGAAAGCGCAATCAGCAACTGTAAAAACATCGGTCTTGGGTGGCAATTCAATAGCATTAAGAAGAAAAACAAGATTCTGATTCATTTGTTGGGGCAAATATAGTGGAACACTTCCCCAATCGAATTCTAGCCGCATATCGGCCAAGTTTATTGTAGTTTTAAATTTGCGCAAAAAATCTACGCCCAACAAAGCAGGCATCCCATCATCAACCACTAGAAACTCATGCTCGAACGGTACGTTTCCAAATAAGAATTTAATTTTCGCCGCCTTTTCCGCTATGAAAATTTCGTGAGATGGTCCTTTTAACCTGACATAAATAGATTTCATATTTTCACTTCGTGCTACCACTTTACTTGGGATTAAAGAAACCGAAGCGCCGGTATCCACGACGATTTCTACAGGTAGACTGTTAATCAAAATAACCGAGTGAAGATTGGTATTTATTGTCATTGAGTTTGACCGCTGAAGCGGACAGTATTCGTCTCCATTCTGTTGGGGCGAAGGGGGGTTGGTGGAGCATTAGATGTGACTAGGGCTGGTGAAAGCTCCGTTAAACCAGCTACTGCTCGTTTCCCGACTGTTCGTTTACAGAACTTGGATTTTGGAACGAGCTATTACCATTTCCCCTCCTTCGTCCTCTATTTCCCCTTCGGCTTCTCCCGCCAACATCTGCACTGTCATATTGATCATTTTCGAGAGCATAAACCTGCCGTGGTCGATTACGGGAATGTTGTGCTTCCAGATCTTGTGCAATACGAAGAGCTTCAGCTAAATTTTTCGGACGGCCAGCTATGACCAAACCTTGTAACTGGGTTTCACGCAGGCCATCGATGAACTGGTGCTTTAATATTTCTCCAATAACATTACCTGAAGCTCCATGAAAAGCGCTCATAGAGAGCCGTTCAAGTTCaagggcaaaatcttctattgattCCCGTGGACCCTGCATTCGAGACCTAAATCGAAGGTAGCTAGTGCTGGTGTCCGGCGAAAATCTTTCTTTCATTAATTTTCGAACCTGTTCAAATGTGGGAGATGGGTTAAGAGGGAGTGTACCATAAAGCCTTAGAGCACGATCTCTAAGATTGGTGGTTACGGCCATCAGCTTATCTTTTTCTGTCCACTGATAAAACGTGGCTAAATCTTCCACTTGCCGTTCATAATCGTCCCAGGGTGTCGATCCGTCATAGATGGATAATATGAAAGGTGGCGCAGTCGATTTTTGATGACAAAACGTTAAATACGGATTAGCAGTGGTACCAGGCAAATAAGTTGGCTGCTGAGTGAATGTgccaaattggttaaaattaaCGTCAGAATTAATGGGTGGTGTACCAGTTTCATTATCAAAGGCTATAGCGGGACTGCTATGAGGCACATGTTGATGTCTTGCTGGTTCACATGGTAtacttgaaatattgctctggaGCACGGGACTAGTAGTGGGAGGGGGCGGTGCACAACCAATCACCTGTGTCGATGTCATTCGTGTGGTTGCCTCCTCCTCCCCCTGACGAATCCGATGCTGGCTCTCGTGATTTGAAATATGATGACTCGAGTTTACTTGAGCCAAAGTATGTTGCTGTTGTTTTATGCTTATATTCAAATctcttatttgttttattatctCAGCCTGCCTTTCATCTTGTCTCCTaatcatttcattaaatttttccattgatTGGGAAAACAAGTCGAGTGAATTCTGTTTCTTTCCGCGCGGCATGGTGGAAACTATGCTTGGAAGTTTCGATCGGTTACCCCACACCTGACACCACTGTTACAAAATTtgcctttatttattttattaattcaaaattCACAAATATGTCTTAAATAAATGGCACAATTTCGTGGTTTCTGGTTCCCGAGAGgtagatttatttttgtttggcgATAGTCGGTGTTGACAGCAACCGTCGAAGTGTAGAAGAAACAGCTGATCAATACTTGATGAAGGCAAGGTGATGGCAAATAACCACAAGGAGGGGTGGCCTTTCCTTTGGTATGAGGTTGTGGGCTGAGAAAGAGAGAGCGGTGTGgtgggctatacacggcaggagTGTGAACTTCGACTGCGGCAGCTCTAACAATCACCAGCTAGCGCAAGCGAATCTGAAGCGAAGAgggaagaaataaaagttaaaaaaaagaattatatATTTCCAACAATGCGTTCGTCGTTGCACGATAGACAGCTCAATCTCGACTGACTCCCCAGTCACGAAACCAATTGTCTTCTACATAAGCTCGCAACACTCGTTTTCTTCATTCTCTTTTCTATGTGCATGAGGTGTTGCACACACCCCCTCTTTTCTCTTGTGTGGTGTGAGGCATGGTGGTCTACCAGTTGTTTTGATGATTAAGAACCGTTGATCTACATTCCATTTGTTCTTATCTCAACTCTGTACTCTCTCACTGTTTAATAATTAAGTTAACGCATGCAGGTGtagattttgttgtttttttttcatccccACTTATTTATTTGCATTAGATGAATTTGCGttctttctttttcttatgTTTGCCTTTGCTATCgtagaaaatacaaaattgaacaaaaaattgttttttttttttgcatatacgAGACAATCCACACTATTTTCGGCAAATACGTTTTCGTTACAGTATATATAGATCAATAACGTAATACACTTCTCCATATTGATCTACGCCAAGATACGAGCTACGAAGATGAACAACATCGCGACTTTATTGCTCACAGGCTGCGACGAAGAGATTCGCCATGTAGACAAGTGGAACATATACGCAATACGGCTCAACACAATATTCGATGGCAGGATCCAAACAAAATCGCGATGTTATAGCCCATAGACTACGAAGGAGGGACCCTCCTAATCGACAGACGGAGCAAGAACGAAATACAGCCGAGCATTCACCGCATCGACACGATTATGAAGTGAAATCAATTGAACAGTAACGTGATAATATCCAACATTCACTCAGAAGATCAAACAGATTGCAACGAATTTTAGAAGAGAATCGCAACACTGCGCAGCGGCATTTATCACGACAGGCTGAACGAAATTGGGGTCTTCACATGAATATGTTGTGGAATTCTCGAGTGCGTCTTCATCGATCAAACCCAGTAAATCGTCGCAATATGAATGTTGTGCAAGCCAAAAGAAATCGAATTAACAGACGAAATCGTTCACCTGCAGCAATTAGCAACGTCACACCTTCAGAATGACATCTCAATTTAACGCAAATATTAAGAATGGACCTACAGTCTTTTGAATTTGCTGTGGTTATCTATGTTTCCCCAATCAGGCAAAGGCCCACAATAAAGTTCTCATTTGGAAGAAGTACTTTTCCTATCTTGCATATTTTCCTCTGCTaataacatttacaaattttacaatAACTGCCATAAAGTTATTAGTGAAGGTGGAGTTCCCATAATTTGTTTATCAAAGTGATTAAATTTTCCTACAATACCTGACCAGTTAAAATGTTTGACTCAATTGAAAGAACGGTTTGTGTCGCCGGGAATACCCTTTATGAGAACAGTATCGCTAGGCTATGTGCCTTCAGGGGTGCTGTGGTTAATGTCACTTTAAATTCTACAGTTGTTGTCCGCCCAAACGGAGGTAATTCAAGTAAATTTGAAAAGAAAGTTAGCATAGTTTTGTGAAGGACACTCGAATACTGAGGAGGATGAATTGGAAGAAACTTTGGTAGACAACAATCcagttcaaaattttcaattacgaCATACCAGGAATACCTTGTACACCAAGTCGGAAAGCCTTTCTAGTACCTCAACTGGCCCAACCCAGTCGCATTGAAGTTTTGGACACAATCCTTTTCGTCTCGTTGGGGCATAAAGCCATACCAAGTCTCCCATTTCAAAATGCCTTGGGTTAGATCGGAGGTCATATCGCTGCTTAGTTGCTTCGGCACTGATTCTCAAATTTTCCCGTGCTATTCTGTGTGTCACAAGGAGCCGATCTCGAAGGTTGGATACATATTCTGGGACAGATGTTATGTCATTTGAGGGGCTGCCATACAGCAAGTCACTTGGAAGTTTTGGTTCTCGGCCAAGCATTAATAGGGCTGGAGATATGTTTGTTGATTCATGATCAGCTACACGGTAAGCCCAAAGAGCAGATGACAGCAGTTGGTCCCATTGCCGTTGATTTTCACCGATGAACTTTGCCAAGTAATCTAGAAGGGTCCTATTGAATCGTTCTACCATGCCGTCCGATTCAGGATGAAGTGCAGTAGTCCTAGTTTTCTCCACACCAAGTATGTCCATTACAGTTCGAAAAATATCTGACTCAAAATTTCGTCCTTGATCGGAATGTAAAATGTGTGGTAAGCCAAATCTTGAAAACACTTCGTCTATTAATGCACTTGCTACTGTCTCAGATGTTTGGTTCGGCATAGGTATACATTCAGGCCATTTGGTAAAGTAGTCCATCACTACCAAAATAAAACGATTACCTTTGCTGCTTTCGTATCTTCCTCAAAGTTTTTCGTTGTCCCAGATGTCCACCTGTAGTCGAGTTATGAAATTCTTCCATTATTGTGTTGATCAGACTGCGAGGAATTATTATCAATTTTGCTTCATTGGGGATTGGGTTAATCTCAGTATAGTTGAGAGTAAGAATACCGTTACTGAGCGACAATTGATCGAAGAGATGCCAATAAGCCTTTAAATCTGGATCTTCTCCCATAATCGTGCTCTTATCTGGACGTTGTTTGTTGCTTACCCACATTATCACTTTGCTTATAATTTCGTCATTCTCCTGCTTCTGCCTAATTTGCCCACTCTCCACTTCTACCGCAAAAATCGAGATGGGCTCATGATTCTCGGCGCGACTGCAGACGGCGCAGTCACCGCATGGACGACGTGATAACGCGTCAGCGTTTCCATGACTCGCTCCTTTTCGGTGTTGAATTCTCATATCGTACTGTTGCAGTCTCTCGAGCCACCTAGCCACCTGCCCCTCTGGTTCCTTAAAATTTAACAACCATCGAAGGGAGGCATGGTCGGTGCGAATAACAAATTCTCGGCCGAACAGGTAATGGTGAAAATGCTTGGTCGCCAATACTACAGCCAGGAGCTCCCTTCTGGTCACACAATAATTTCTTTCGGCTTTattaaaagttttactaaagtaTTCGATTACATGCTCATTACCATTTTGAATTTGGCTCAATACAGCGCCAGCCCCGCAATTTGAAGCATCCGTATCTATAATAAATGGGTCGGTGTCATTGGGAAAAGCAAGTATAGGAGCGCTTATCAATTTGCTTTTCAATAGATTGAAAGCCGCATCGGCTTCTTCCGaccatttgaattttttgtttaattctgTCAATTCGGTAAGCGGTCGTGCAACTGTGGAAAACCCTTCTACATACTTTCGGTAGTAGGAACAAAGTCCCAGGAAAGATTTCAGTTCCCGTTTGCTTTCTGGGATGGGCCAGTGCCTCACCTTTTCAATTTTAGACGGATCAGCCTCCAGACCGTCCCTACCGACCAAATGACCCAAATAACACACTCTGGGGAAAAAGAAATTGCACTTTTTCGGACTCAGTTTCAATCCTGCCTCTTGTAGTCGTTGAAATACTTGCGCTAAATGAATTAGATGATCCTCCACACTACGAGAATGCACAATGATGTCATCGAGGTATATTAGTGTCGATCTCCAGCTGATGTCCGAAAATAATCCATCCATAAGCCTTTCAAATGTAGCTGGGGCATTGGTTAACCCAAACGGCATAACATTGAATTCCCAAAGCCCCGAGCTGCAGGCGAACGCtgttttttgtctagatgcttcGGCCATTTCAACCTGCCAATAACCGCTCTGTAAATCCATTGTGGAGAACCAAAAAGACCCATGTAGGGTAGAAAGAATTTCCTCCATTTTTGGCAGGGGATATGAATCTTTTTCCGTTATATCATTAAGTCGCCGGTAGTCTACACAGAAACGAGATGAACCGTCTTTTTTCCTCACTAGTACAACGGGTGAAGACCATGGGCTTTTCGACGGCCTTATCACACCCCGTTGCTGCATTTCTTGTACTAGTAATTCAACTTCATCTCGTTTTGCCATTGGGACTCTTCGCACGGGCTGCTTTATCGGTCTACAAGCGCCGGTTTCAATTGAATGCTTCACTATACTTGTCTTACCGAAATCCAGTGTGCCTTGTGAAAATACGGATAGGTGTTTCCTCACTACATCAAGAAACTTGGAGCGGTCGTTAGAGTGAAGTTCTTCAGAAATATTTAGACTATTTATTACAGTTTCTTCAGGTGGACCCCTGTCTAGTTTTTCTTGCACAACCACCTCTTCAAGTTTGCCAATAATTGTTCCCGGTTTCAATTTTACGTCACCTTCGTTTAAATTTATAAGGCGGACCCCTATGCCAGCCTTATTTGCATCTACCATCGTTCGTCCAGCAAAAACTCCGTGTGGCATTGTAGCCTCTTCACACCTATCAAGAATAACTGTGGTACACTTTGGTTGGAAAGCGCAATCAGCAACTGTAAAAACATCGGTCTTGGGTGGCAATTCAATAGCATTAAGAAGAAAAACAAGATTCTGATTCATTTGTTGGGGCAAATATAGTGGA
It includes:
- the LOC142231018 gene encoding uncharacterized protein LOC142231018, whose translation is MPRGKKQNSLDLFSQSMEKFNEMIRRQDERQAEIIKQIRDLNISIKQQQHTLAQVNSSHHISNHESQHRIRQGEEEATTRMTSTQVIGCAPPPPTTSPVLQSNISSIPCEPARHQHVPHSSPAIAFDNETGTPPINSDVNFNQFGTFTQQPTYLPGTTANPYLTFCHQKSTAPPFILSIYDGSTPWDDYERQVEDLATFYQWTEKDKLMAVTTNLRDRALRLYGTLPLNPSPTFEQVRKLMKERFSPDTSTSYLRFRSRMQGPRESIEDFALELERLSMSAFHGASGNVIGEILKHQFIDGLRETQLQGLVIAGRPKNLAEALRIAQDLEAQHSRNRPRQVYALENDQYDSADVGGRSRRGNRGRRRGNVGKRAVAGLTELSPALVTSNAPPTPLRPNRMETNTVRFSGQTQ